Below is a window of Halolamina sp. CBA1230 DNA.
CGGACTCCGAGCGCGAGAGCAGGTCGTGTCTGTCTCGGAGGGCACCGATCGTGGCGACGTACCGGCCCTCGTCGTCCGCGCTGGTCGCCGTCGCGACGTGCCCCGGCGCGATTCGGGTTTCGTCCGGCAGGTCGAGGAGTTCCGAGAGCGATCCGTGGAGCTGTCGGGCCATCGCCTCGACGTCTCCTTCCTCGACCGCGAGATCCGGCCGCGCGACCGCGTCGAGGAACAGCGTGTCGCCCGCGAGCAGCAGGTCGCCGTGCTCGCCGTCCGCGATCCGGAACCCCACGCCCTCGGGGGTGTGCCCCGGCAACGCGAGCGTTTCGAGTCCGGCGTCGCCGACGGCCAGTTCCTCGCCGTCCGCCAGCAGGCGGTCCGGGTCGAACTCGATGCCGCGTTCGTCGACGCCCTCCGGCAGCACGATTTCGGCGTCGGTCGCGTCGGCGACGGCGCGGACGCCGCTGACGTGGTCGGCGTGGACGTGCGTGTCGACCGCGTACCGGACTGTCGCGCCGTGATCCGCCGCGTCGTCGGCGTAGCGGTCGGCGAACGCTCGCAGCGGGTCGACGACCGCGGCCTCGTCGCCCGAGACGAGCAGGTAGCCCAGACAGCCCGAGGAGGGGCGCTGGTACTGGAGCACCGTCCCGTCGGTAAAGGGAACCTCCACCGCCTCGTACTCGCGGGCCCACGCCTCCATCCCGCCGGCGAGGTTCCGGGCGTCGATATCCTCGTCGCGGAGCTGTTCGGCCACCTCGGCGCTGGCCTCGCCGACGCCACAGACGACGAGGATCGGCTCCGGCCCGTCGGGGACGAGTTCGTCGGTCGTCCCCTTCGCCCGCGCGGCGATGAACTGCTGGTGGGGGATCTGGACCGCCTCGGGGGCGTCGACATGCCACGACTCGAACTCGTCGCGGTCCCGCACGTCGAGCACGGTGAACGCCCGATCCTCGCGCTGCCACGCCGCGAGTTCGGCGGCGTCGACGGCCGACGTGTCACCCTGACTCTCGGACATGGCTCGGGGTAGGGCGGGCGCGGGCAAAACGTCGGCGCCCGGGCCGGGAGACCTTTCCTCGCGCCGGCCGAACCCGTGAGTATGGACGGCGCGACGTTCCGCGAGCAGGTGACCGAGGCGAAGGAGACCGAACTGAACCGACTCGGCTCGAACAAGCTACTGGTCGCGCTCACCGACGCCGACCTCACGGCCCGGCGCGTGCTCGAAGCGGCCGCCGACTCCGAACACGCCGCCCACACCACGTTCTCCGAGTGGGCCGAGGACGAGCCGAACGAGCGGGCCCGCGAGGCGTTCGCCGACGTGGCCGACCGCGAGGCCGACCACCGCGAGCGCGTGCTCGACGCGATGGACGACGGGTACGAGCCGAACGACGGCGGTGCGCTCCACGAGTACCTCCGCGGCCGCGAGGGCACAGTCCTGCGCGTGGCCGCGGGGATGGTCGGGCGCGGGCTGGTGGCCGATCGAACCCACCAGCAGGTGGTCTCCTTCTTCGTCAACGAGGCCGACACCGCCCGGGCGGATCTGTTCCGCGAGCTGCGCGAGGAGACCGAGTCGGGGACCGAACGCGGGCTGGAGCTACTGGAGACGCTGTGTGCCGACGAGGACGACTGGGCGGACGCCCGCGACGTCGCCGAGTACACGGTCCAGGTCGCCTACGACGACTACGCCGACGCGCTGGAGGGGATGGGCGTCGATCCCAAACCCGTCTGCTGAGTCCGAAACGAGTTCGGCCCAACTTTGAAACGGCTCGGTGAACAAGCGCCCGGATAGAGGGTATGAGCGTGGGACTCCTGAGTTCCATCTCGGACGCGATCTCCGACGGGTCCGACGACGACGACGTGTTCACCTACCAGTGCGCGTCGTGTGGCTCCGAGTTCGACCTGCCGAAGACCCGCATGATCGGCGTCCGCTGCCCCGACTGCCGCTCGATGGACGTCCGGGACGCGTCCGAGAGCTGAGCCCGGACGCCGGTCGAACGACCGGCTGTTCTCGCGTTTTTCGTGACCGATGGACAGCCCTATGTCCGGCGCCACCCAAGCCGGCGTGTGCAGTTCGTGGGCTACGATTCGGGTGACGGCGGCCTGCTGCTCGCCGACGGTGGCGGCGTCGAGTACGTCGACCTGACGCCCGGGACCGAACTCGCCTACACGCTGGGCGAGCGCCACTGTGCGGGCGTCGTCGACGACGGCGAGCACGTCGCCTGCGACGCCGACGGTGTGCCGTACTGCGACCAGCACAGCCACGTCTGGGTCTGTGCGAAATGTACCGGCGAGTGTCTGAAAGACGAGATGGACTGTTTCGAGGACCACGCGGTGTACCTCGCGGCGTTCGCCCCCGACACGTTCAAGGTCGGCGTCACCCGGGAGTGGCGCCTCGAAACCCGGCTGCTGGAGCAGGGTGCCGACCGCGCGGCCCACATCCGGACTGTCGACGACGGCCGCGCCGCCCGGCGGATCGAGGCCGGTATCGCCGAGCGCATCCCGGACCGGATCCGTGTGCCCACGAAGATCGACGGGCTCCACCGCTCGGTCGACGACGACGCGTGGACGAGGCTGCTCGACGAGTTCGACCCCATCGACACGTTCGACTTCGACTACGGGCTCAACCTCGCGGATCGACCGGTCGCGGAGACGATGGCCAGCGGCACCGTTCGCGGCGTGAAGGGGCGGATCCTCCTGCTCGACCGCGGCGGCAGCACGTACGCCGTCGACCTGCGGGAACTGGTGGGGTACGAGGTGCAGGAGGGGGCGACCGAGCGCGAGATGCAGTCGAGCCTGGGCGCCTTTGGCTGACCGGAGGGCGACGGTTTATGGTCCCGGCCGTGGAACCCTGAAGCATGATTCCGCTCGACGAAGCCGTCACCGCACGCTTGGAGTCCCACGGCGAGCGTTTCGAAGTGCTCATCGACCCCGACGCCGCCCTCGCGATGAAACGCGGGGAGTTCGACGGCGAGCTGGAGGACGTCATCGCCGCGGAGGACGTGTTCGAGAACGCCTCGCGGGGGGATCGCCCCGCGGAGGACGACCTCGAGGAAGTGTTCGGCACGACTGACCCGCTGGAGATCATCCCCGAGATCGTCGAGCGCGGGGAGATCCAGATCACCGCCGAGCAGCGCAAGGAGATGGAGGAGCAGAAGCACAACGCGCTGGTCAACAAGATCGCCCGGAACGCGGTCAACCCCCAGATGGACAACGCGCCCCACCCGCCGGAACGCATCGAGCGGGCGCTCGAGGAGGCCGGCTTCTCGGTCGATCCGATGGAGCCCGTGGAGTCACAGGTCGACGACGCGCTCGACGCGCTCCGGCCGGTGATCCCCATCCGGTTCGACGAGGTGACCGTCGCCGTCAACGTCCCCGCGGACTACGCTGGCAGCGCCCAGGCGAAGATCCGTCAGTACGGCGACCTCGAACGCGAGGAGTGGCAGGCCGACGGCTCCTGGATCGGCGTCGTCACGTTCCCCGCCGGGATGCAGAACGACTTCTACGACATGGTCAACGAGCAGACCAGCGGCGAGGCCGAGACACGGATCGTCAAGGAGAAAGACGACATCAAGACGCGCTAGCCGGGCCGAACCCAGTTAGGCGTGTTCGGCATTCCCGATCAGGCGCGCCGCCAGCCGAGGTAGAAGCCGGCGGTGAACCCGGCCGACACCGAGATCGTCGAGAGGACCGTCTCGACCCACGACGGCGGCGCCCCGCTTGCGGCGTCCTGTCCGGCCCCCATCAGCCCGGAGGTCAGCTTCTCCCAGTCGACGGTGATGATCTCGCGGGACTCGAGGAACTTGAACAGCGCCAGTTCGATGCCGATCAGGACGGCGATGATCTTGGCGACCTTCTTCGCGGCGAACCCGACCAGTGCGCCGATCAGCCCCCCGGAGCCGGCCTCCACCCCGAGCTGCTGGAAGTCGAGTTCTAACTGTAAGACGGCGGGATCCATGACCGCACCTGCGTCGCTCTCCGTTAAGTGGTTTGTGGGACACCCGTTCCGTGAGCTGCCCGGCGACGGTCGACGCCGGGACCGATTTCGACGTCGACCTGCCCGGGATCGTCCAGACGGTCGAAGGCGGAACGGCGGTGTTAGGCAGCGATTTGCGTCACAAGACTCATACGCCGCGCCGGTCCAGAGACAGCCATGAAGCAGTGGGTCCGAGAGCAAGTCGGCCGGGCCTACGAGCGCCTGCTCCGCCGCGAGGGCGAGGGCGGCCCCTCCCACGTCGCGATCATCCAGGACGGGAACCGCCGCTACGCGAGAGAGCGGGGCGACGACGCCACCGAGGGCCACCGTGCCGGCGCCGAGACCACCGAACAGGTGCTCGAGTGGTGTCAGGATCTCGGCGTGAAGGAGCTCACCCTCTACGCGTTCTCGACGGAGAACTTCAAGCGTCCGCCGGCGGAGCGCGAACAGCTCTACGACCTGCTCGAGGAGAAGCTCACGTCGATCGCCGACAACGACCGCATCCACGAGAACGGGGTGGCGATCCGCGCGATCGGCGAGACCGACCGCCTGCCCGAGCGCGTCCGCGAGGCGATCCGCTACGCCGAGAACCGGACCGCCGACTACGACTCGTTCCGGCTCAACGTCGCGCTGGCGTACGGCGGCCGGAACGAGCTCCTCCGGGCCGCACGCGACGTGCTCGAAGACGTCGACGCCGGCGACCTGGACCCCGCCGACATCGACATCGACCTCGTCGACGACCGGCTCTACGGCCGGCAGGTCCGCGACGTCGACCTGATCATCCGCACCGGCGGCGACGAGCGCACCTCGAACTTCCTCCCCTGGCACGCCAACGGGAACGAGGCGGCGGCGTACTTCTGTGCCCCCTACTGGCCGGAGTTCTCGAAGGTCGACTTCCTACGGGGGATCCGCACCTACCAGTCCCGCGAGCGATCCTGGCAGCGCACCCGCCGGGAGCGCGCGGCCGCCATCGTTCGCGCGGTCGCGGAGACCGAACTCGCCGAGGCGCGGACGGTCGCCGGCCGGCTGCGCGAGAAACTGCCCGGCGGCGCCGCCCCGGAGATCGACGCCGAACTGGACGGCTCCGCCGGCGAGTCGGCGGACTGATCGACTCGGCACGTGGTCAGGCGAGTCGGGCGACGGGTCTACTCGGCACGTGGTCAGGCGAGTCGGGCGACGGGTCTACTCGGCACGCGGTCAGGCAAACCACCCGACTGCTCACTCCCCGAAGCGGCGCTGTCGGTCCTCGAACTCCCGGACTGCACGGAGGTAGTCCCGCTTCCGGAAATCCCGCCAGTTCACGTCGGTGAAGTACAGCTCCGAGTACGTGGACTGCCAGATCAGGAAGTCCGAGAGCCGTTCGGCACCGGTTTTGATCAGCAGGTCCGGCTCCTCCGGAAACACCAGGTGGTCGGTGACGGTCTCCTCGTCGACGTCCTCGGGATCGAGATCGCCGGCGGCGACGTCCTCGGCCATCTCCCGGACCGCGCGGGCGAACTCCCCGCGGCCGCCGAGGCCGACGTTGATCCGGATCGGCGCGTCGGCGCGTTCGACGTTCTCGGGGCCGCGGACCGCGACCTCGCGGGGCGCGTCCACGTCGCGGAGCTCGCGGACGAGCGTCGGCGCGACCGCCTCGTCGAGCACTGACACCGAGACGGTCACGCGCTCGGCGCCGTAGTCGAACGCCCAGGCGAGCGTCCGCGCTAAGGTGTCGTAGGCGCCCTGTTCGAGCAGATCGCGCTCGGTCAGCACCAGCGCGACGTGGTCGGGGCCGTCGGGGTCGGCGAGGCGGTGGCGGAGGGCGAGGTAGGCGTCGTACGCTCCCACAAGGGACGGTAGCGCTCGCGTGCTCGAAAACCCTTCGCCGGCCGGTGAGGCCCACGGAACGACGGGGACGTACCGCGACTGGCCCCAGTGTGGTGTCGGGACCGTTAAGTACGCGTCGCAGGTAGCCGACGACGTGAACCGGAGGCTCAGGCGTGACGCCGGCTTCGCCGCGGTCTCCCTCCTCGCACTCGCGGCGCCGCTGCTCGGCCGGGCGACGGTGCTGCCGTTCCTCGCCGTCGCCGGCGCCGCGGCCTTCCTGATCGAGGACGGGCCGCTGTTCGATCTGTTCGCCCGTCCGCGCGACCGACAGGCCGGCCGACTGTACGGGCTCGCGGCGTTCTCGCTGTCGGCGGCCGTGCTCGCCTTCCTCGCGGCGCCGCCGGTCGCCGCGTCGTACACCATGCCGCTGCCCGCCTTCGCCGCCAGCGTCGTCGCCGTCGGCGTCGGCAACCTCGGCGCGACGGCGGTCCGGGACCGGTTCGACGAGCAGTTCCTCGTCGTCTCGACGTTCACGGTCGTCGCCTTCCTCGCCGCGCTGCTGGCACAGCTGATCGTCGTCGCGCTGGCGAGCCTGCCGCTGGTCCCGATGGGCGTCGACGCCGGCCTCGCGGCCGCGCCGACGTTCACGTTCCACGCCGCGATGGCGGCGCTGGTGGCCGCGCTCACGCGCTCGATGCTCTCGCCGGGCGACGCCGGCGCCGTGACGTTCGCCGTCGGCGCGTCGATGCTCGTCGTCAGCGGGATCGCACCCGCGATCCACGTCCTCGACGTGGGGCTTGCGCTGGGCGTCGCGCTGTTCCTCGGGATCCTCACCTACGCCACCGGCACCGCCTCCGTCGAGGGGATGCTCTCTGGCGTGTTGCTCTGTCTGGTCACCATCGGTCTCGGCGGGCCGGGCTGGTTCGTCCTCCTGCTCACCTTCTTCGGCGTGGGGACGCTCTCGACCAAGTTCCGCTACGAGGAGAAAGCCGACCGCGGCGTCGCCGAGGAGAACGAGGGCGCCCGCGGGCTGGGCAACGTGCTCGGCAACGCCGGCATCGCGCTCCTCGCGGTCGTCGGCTACGCCGCCGCGGGCGACCTCCCGATGGTCGACGCCGACCTGTTCCGTCTCGCGTTCGCCGGCTCGCTCGCGACGGCGATGGGCGACACGCTCTCCAGTGAGATCGGCGGGCTGTTCGACACGCCGCGGCTGGTCACGACCGGCGAGCGCGTCCCTCCCGGTACGGACGGCGCGATCACCTGGCAGGGCGAACTCGCGGGCGTCGTCGGCAGCGCGGTCGTCGGCGTGCTGGCGGTGGCGCTGCTCGGCGTCACGCGCTCGCCCGGGGTCGTGGTCGGCCTCGTCACCGCCGGCGGCCTCGCGGGGATGACCGCCGACAGCGTGCTCGGCGCCACCGTCGAGGGCGACCGCCTCGAGAACGAGACGGTGAACCTGCTCGCGACGCTTGCGGGCGCGCTGGCGAGCGTGCTGCTCGCCGTTCTGGTGTGATCCGCGAGGGGCGCTCCGGGGACCGCCCGACCGTTCGTCGCCTCCAGGAGTGCCTCCCCGAACCGGCCCCGGAGCTGCTCGATCCGGTCGCGGGCGGCGAACTTCTGGTCTCCGTCGCCGACGGCGACGTGGTCGGCTACCTGCTCTGGTTTCCGGGCGAGCCGGCCGCCGTCGCGGAGCTGGTCGTCCACCCCGACTACCGCCGGGAGGGTCGCGGCCGCGCGCTGCTCGGCGCGCTGTTCGACTGTCTCGACCCCGGGGCCGAGGTGACGCTGCGAGTCGCCGCCGACAACGAGGGGGCCAAGGCGCTGTACGAGGAGTTCGGGTTCGAGCGGATCGCCGTCGAGCCCGACGCTTACGACGACGGACCGGGCTACCTGCTTCGGGCCGTCGTCGGCGGCTGAGCGGTCGCCCGAAAACGTGCCTCGACACGTACGTATACGTGGGTGGAGCCAGCAGTGGTGTGTAAACACATGGGTAAGGAGCCGTCCGACTCGCGGGCCGTCCGATATCTCGCCGAGAACGGGCCGTCACCGCGGGAGGAGCTTCCGGTGCAGAACCTCGCGACGACCGTGCGGGCGCTGATCGGGACGCTCAACATCTCCGGCGGGCCCGGCGGCGGCGGGTCGACCGCGGGCGTCGCCGGCGGCCTGACGGAGGTGGCGTACCTCCGCGGCGAACACGACCTGGAGGCGGTCGTGGAGGCGTGGATCGACGCGAACGAGGAGCAGGTCGAACAGCTCTCCGCCGACTCCGTCCGGCGGCGACTCCGCGCGTCGGTCCCCCGCGAGCAGCGCGACGTGGTCAGCGAGGTGCTCTCGGCGGCGGGGCACGAGGTGGACTACACGGGCCGTGGCGGGCGACAGACCGACCCGTTCGAGTGTAGCCTCTGTGGGTCGTCGGTGCCGGATATCGCCGCCCACCTGCCGGAGTGTCCGGAAGGGTAGCGCAGGTCAGGAGAGGAACCCATCGACCGGCCGCACGTGCGGGGTCGCGGGCTGTTTGACGAACTCGCCGGTCGACCGGGCGACCGCGTGCTGGAGGTCGCGGTCGGCAGCCGCGTCGAGCGTCCGCTGGTCGAGTTCGCCGTCGAGCACCAGCGCGTGAGCGCCCTCGCTGTCGTCGACGGTCTCGTACGCGTCGTCCGCGGGCGCCTCGGTCAGCGTCGATAGCTCCTCGTCGAGCAGCCGGACCGTGCCGGCGTTCTCGCCGACGACCTCGCGGACGTGATCGCCGAGCGTCGTTTCCGCCGATTCGTCGTCGGCGTCTTCGGTTTCGCTCGTCGCTCGTTCGGCCTCGGCTGTCGCGTCCGTCGTCTCGTCCGCCGCGTCGGTCGTGGCTCCCTCGACCTGCTCGACCATCGTCCCCTCGGCGACTGCTGCGGTCGACCCGCCGTCAGCCGTCGGTCCGCTCGCCGCCGAGGCGGACGAGCCGCCGGCGTCGGCCGAGTCGTCCGTTCGGTCCGGGTCGTCGCCGATCGAGGCCCCGTCACTGCCGACGAGTGGGTTCCCCTCCGAACTCCCCGATTCGCGGAGCGTGCCGCCGGTCGCGACCTCTCGGGCCGACTCGGGGTCGCCGGTCTCCCGGGCGCGCTCGTACACCTCGTAGGGCGTTTTCTCCCGGAGCGCGGCGAGCAGTTCGCCGCGGGGAAGCTCCTCGACGGACTCGCCGTCGGGAGCGAACGCGACGAAGTCGATATCGCCGACCTGTCCGAGTTCGCGGAGGATCAGTTGGCCGCCGCGGTCGCCGTCGAGGAACGTGGTAGTCGTCCGTTCCTGCGTGAGTTCGGCGATCTCCTCGGGGACGTTGGTCCCCTCGACCGCGACGGCGTTTTTCACGCCGAACTCGAGCAGGCGGGAGACGTCGGCTCGCCCTTCGACGACGACGACCGCGTCGCCGTCGGCGACGTTCGGGCCGGCCGGGTAGCCTTCGTACTCGTTCATCTCGCCGGCACGGACCGACTCGCGAACCTCCTCGTGGAGCTCGTCGCTGGTGAGCACGCTCTCCTCGAAGGAGTTCGCGAGCAGTTCCTTGGCGCGCTGGACGACGATCCGGCGCTTGGCGGCGCGGATGTCCTCGATGTCGGTCACTTCGATCCGGGCCTGACAGGGGCCGACCCGGGAGATGGTCTCGAGCGACGCCGCGAGGATCGCGGTTTCGACCTTGTCGAGCGAGGAGGCGATCGTCACGTCGCCGAACGACTGCCCGCCCTCGGTCTCGACGCTGACGTCGATGCGGCCGACTTTCGAGGAGTCCTGCAGGTCCCGCAGGTCCATCTCGTCGCCGAGCAGGCCCTCGGTCTGGCCGAACACCGCGCCGACGACGTCGCTCCGTTCGATGACGCCGTCCGCCGATAGCTTCGCGTGGATGAGGTATTTGGCTGTGTCTTGCATGGTGAGTGCCCGATCCGGGCTGAATGGTGATGTGCGGACGGTCGCTCCGTCCATCGGAACGAGGCGATACGGGTGGATATAGCTGTCGTCGTCCGGGAAACACCGGCGTCGAGCATTCGCCGTCGGCCGGAGTCCGGGGTGGCTCCGCCGGCCGATCCGGGAGAAAACGTTTACCGGTGTATCGCGTCGTTCCGGGTATGGACGATCGTGCCCTCCGTGCCGCCGACGCGAACGGGCGCGCCGAGGAGCGCCCGATTCCTGCCGACCTCGACCTGCCAGCCACGCCCTCGCTGGAGAGCGGCCTCGCACCCACCGAGACCGTGACCCGGCGGATCGACGCCGGGCCGCTGACGGCGATCCACTACCAGCAGTTCGCGGATCTGCCCCACCAGCACGCCGCCACCACGTCGCTGGGCGAGTCCGGTCCCCGCGTGGTCGCGACGCTGGCGAACGGGAGCGACGAATCGTGGGCGTACCGCGTCCCGCGCGGCCCCGCGCCGTTCGCCGGCGGGCGTGCGAGCGCCGACGGTACCGACGCCGAACTCCGTGCGGCGCCTGTCGACGAGTCCGACGGGTTCGGCGACGGCGTGCTCCGGCCCGGCGAGTCGGTCCGCACGACCGTCTCGATATCGGCGCTGACCGGCGGCGAACCGGGGTGGCCCGACGGCGAGTTCACGTTCCTCCAGCCGGTCAGCGTCTGGGCCGACGACGCGGCGTACAGCTACAACTGGCAGGTGACGCTGATCGTCTGAGAAACGTCACGGCGCGACGGTCGCCTCGCCGTACAGCGGTATAAACACCAACAGCAGCGACAGCGCGAGGAGGGCAGCGACGGCCGCGACGCTGCGGGCGGTGGCGGTCGGCCGCCCGAGGAGCGTGAACATCCGTTTCCCGTCCCCGCGAGCGACGGCGACCGCCGCGATCCCGAGCAGCGAGAGCTGAACGAGGAACTCGACATAGCTCGCTGTCTGACCGAGATCACCGCGGAGGACCGCGACCATGAGCACGGTCGAGGTGAGCGTCAGCGCCGCAGCGGTGACGGTCGCCGCGTCGTCGGCTGCCACACGGACAGCCGCGGTCAGCCCGAGATTGCCGAGCAGTCGCAGGCCGACTAGCACGGCGACGACCCACGCCGGCGTCCAGTTGGGGAAGAGCCACTCGAACACGGCCGGTAGTCGGTCAGCGGCGTCAAAGCCTTTCCGGCGCTACTCCCCGGTCAGCGCCCCGCTCGCCGGCGAGAACTCGATCGTCTCGCCCAGTCCTTCCTCGACGGCCTTCTCGTACAGCAGATACGCGCCCGCGACCGTCTCGATCCCGGTACCGCCGGAGTCGAACACCGTGATCTCCTCCTCGTCGGTTCGGCCCTCGGCCTCGCCGGCGACGACCTCGCCCAGTTCCGCGTGGACGTGATTCTCGTCGACGGCGCCCTCCTCGAGCGCGTGGAGGAACGACCCGGCGTCCTGGGTCGCTCGCGCCCGGAGGTCCGGAACGTACGTCGATCGCTCGATGGTCGTCGCGTCGAGTTCGCGCTTCTCGGGGTCGTACTGCCCCATCGCGGTGACGTGGGTGCCGGGTTCCAGGTCGTCGCCGTCGAACACCGGCTCGGATGCGGTAGTCGCGGTGATCACGATATCGGCGTCCTCGATCGCCGCCGCGGGGGAGGCGACCGCGGCGACGGAGGCGTCGAGACGCTCGTTCATCCCGCCCGCGAACGACTCGCGGTGCTCCTTCGTCGGGGAGAACACCCAGACTGTCTCGAGGTCGCGGACCGTCGCGGTACAGCGGAGCTGCCCGCGCGCCTGCGCGCCGGAGCCGATGACGGCGACGCTGTCGGCGTCCTCGCGAGCCAGCGCGTCCACACCGACCGCGCCCGTGGCGCCGGTTTTGAACGGGTTCATCGATGCGCCGTCGAGCAGCGCCAGCGGCTCGCCCGACTCGGCGTCGAACAGCGGTGTGGTGAACCAGGCGTCCTCGGCGCCGAAGCCGGCGCTGTACATGTAGCCGCCCATCGCGCCCGTGTCGGGCAGCACCGCGCCGTAGGTGGTCAGCATCCCCGGCGGGTCCGCGCTCCCGAGTTTGGTTCGCGGCTCGGCGGCGGCGCCCTCGCCACGCTGGCGGTACCCCTCGCGGACGGCGTCGACGTACTCCGCGGGGTCGGCGAGGCCGTCGAGTTCGTCGCTGCGCAGGAACAGCGTCTCGGTCATACGCCGAGCGTTGACGGCGAGGGGCTAAAGGCTACTTGCCGTCGGCGGCGGGGACGGTCAGTCGGCGCGGGAGGCCGGCTCCGAGCGCGTGGACGCTTCTACCGCGGACTGAGCCGCCTCGGCCGCCGGCTCCTCGACCGGCGCTCGCACGAACACCGCGTGGCACACTACGAACGACGACGCCCCGGCGCCGGCGAACAGCGCCGCCCACAACGGCGTCCCGAACAGTGTGAGCATCGCGGTCACGCCGACCAACACACCCGGGATCAGTGCGAGGACGTAGTCGTAGTAGCCAGTCATACTCCGTCGTGACATACTGTAGCATGGGTATTAACTGTTTTCCATAGTTCACTGGTAATCAGAACAGTGGTCACTGATACTGTTTCTACAAATATTGTGGAAGCATAATTATGAATTCTCATAACTTATGACTGGCTGCGCGGGTTCCTACCCGGGCGCTGTGACATCGGTGACGAAACCGCCACGAAAACCGGCCGACTCAGCGGAGTTTGAACGCGACCCAGCGCCACGCCCCCAACG
It encodes the following:
- a CDS encoding ornithine cyclodeaminase family protein, which encodes MTETLFLRSDELDGLADPAEYVDAVREGYRQRGEGAAAEPRTKLGSADPPGMLTTYGAVLPDTGAMGGYMYSAGFGAEDAWFTTPLFDAESGEPLALLDGASMNPFKTGATGAVGVDALAREDADSVAVIGSGAQARGQLRCTATVRDLETVWVFSPTKEHRESFAGGMNERLDASVAAVASPAAAIEDADIVITATTASEPVFDGDDLEPGTHVTAMGQYDPEKRELDATTIERSTYVPDLRARATQDAGSFLHALEEGAVDENHVHAELGEVVAGEAEGRTDEEEITVFDSGGTGIETVAGAYLLYEKAVEEGLGETIEFSPASGALTGE